AAGCCTTCGCTGACGACGATGTTGGGGCCATGCTCGCCGCCCGGCTTGATTCGCTTGACGACGGCCTTGTTGTCTTCGACCACGAATACATACGTGCCCTGTTGATCAGCGAGCAACGCCGATTGCGGCACCACAACGACTTCCTCCGGCTTGGCACTTTCCAGCACGACATTGACGAACTGGCCATCGACCAGCGTACCTGCTGGGTTGGGGAAGGTGGCGCGCACCGTGATCGTGTCGGTCGTCTTGTCGGTCGTGACGTCAACGAAATTGATCTTGCCCGTATCGGCATAGACCGTCCCGTCGGAAAAGCTGATCTTGACCAGCAGGCCGTTCGTGCCGGTCCCTGTGCTCCCCATGCCCGCCCGCAGGAAATCGCGCTGGCTGACGGGGAAGGTGACATACATGGGGTCCTGGCTGACGATGGTCGTCAGCACGCCGCTATTGGGACCGACGACATTTCCCCTGGTGACCGCCGTGCGGCCGATCTTGCCGGCGATCGGCGAGGTGATCTCGGTATAAGAGAGGTTGATCTGGGCCGTGCGGACCGCCGCTTCGCTCATCGCCTGATCGGCCTGGGCCTGCTGCTGTTCGGCGACGCGTTGATCCATCGTCATCTTGCTGGCGACGTCCTTCGACAGCAGCTCCTGCGTGCGGCCTTTCTGCTGCTTGGCCAGCAGCACGCCCGCCTTGGCGCTTTCGACGCTGGCCTGCGCTTGCTGCACGGCTGCTTCGTAGAGGCTCTTTTCAAGCGTGTAGAGCGGATCGCCGGCCTTGACCATGCCACCTTCGGTGAAATGGATCTGGTCCAGATAGCCGGATACGCGCGCCACCACCTCGACCCTTTCTACCGCCTCGACACGACCGACGAAGCTTTGCGACTTGGCGACGGCCTGCTTGGCGGCGGCAATCGTACCCACTGTCAGCGCCTGGGGGGCTGCCGGCGCGTCGTCGGCCCGGGCCGCGACCGCCAGAAGTGGCTGTGTCGCAACGAGGAGGCAGGCCGTTATGAATGCGGGCTTCAACATGATGATGCACTGCCTCCCTGCCATGTCATCGATCCCAGCCGCGAAGGCGCGCTGTGCCTCGACCCTCAAGAGAATCCGGCCAGTCATGCTTCGGGTTGTTGATGCGTCCGCGGCGATCATGGCAGGAACTCCCCGGAAACGACAATACCTCTATCTGCCGTGACGGCTATCCGGTGCGTGACGTCGGATCAGTGCATGTCGGTGCCGGCAGGGGTATTGTTCAGGCCAAGCGGTCTGAATAGGTCGGCAATCCGCTTGCCGCTGTTGCACCGCGACATTTCCGGGGCCGGGTCTGCAGGGGGCCCGTACTTTTTCCGCCTGCAATCTTTCCCTGCGCGCGCTTTTCCGAGGTCTATGATGAGCGGACCATTGCCAAGCTGTTCCATGACGTTTGTGACAGGAGACAAATCCCACGGTGTTGCAACAGGCGCTCTGTAAGACCCTCGCCACCGGGCTCGGCATGTCGATGCCATGAAGCTTCTTGGCCTGATATTTCTTTGGATCGCCATCGTCGCCGGCGCTTGCTGGTCGTTCGCGGCCTTGGCGGTCGACATGCCGAACCCGCCGTTGCGGATCGGCGCCAGTTGCCTCCTTGCATTGACGCTCGGGGGGATTGTCTGGCGGGCCCGCAGTGGCTGGGTGAAGGCAGCGACGGCCGTTCTGCCGCTGCTGCTTGTGCTTGCCTGGTGGATTGGCCTGTCGCCGTCGAATGATCGGGTCTGGCAGGCGGATGTGGCGCAGCTCGCCACCGCCGATATCGCGGGCGATATCATCACCATCCACAACTTGCGCAATGCCGAATACCGGACGGAAACGGATTACACGCCGCATTGGGAAACGCGCCGCTATGATCTGCGGCAATTGCAGGGCATCGATCTCTTTATCACCTATTGGGGATCACCCTGGATTGCGCACCCCATCCTCAGCTTTGATTTCGGTGCCGGCGGGCATCTGGCGATCTCGGTCGAAACGCGCAAGGAGGTGGGGGAAGACTATTCGGCCCTGCTTGGCTTCTTCCGGCAGTATGAACTGATCTATGTGCTGGCGGATGAGCGCGATCTCATTCGCCTGCGCACGAATTATCGGGTGGGCGAGACGGTCTACCTCTATCACACCACCGCAACGCCGGAGGCGGCCCGCGCTGTATTGACCAGCTACCTGCAGACCGTCAACGCCATGGCCCGGCAGCCGGTCTGGTACAATGCCCTCACCAGCAATTGCACGACCGGGATCCGCATTCATACCGCCGGCATCGGCGCTGCCGGCACGGCCGACTGGAACTGGCGCCTGCTGCTCAACGGCAAAGCCGACGAGTATGCCTATGTGCATGGCCGGATCGCCGGGGATCTGCCCTTTGACGCCTTGAAGGCGCAGGCCGCGATCAACGCGGTCGCGCGAACGGCGGATGGTGCCGCGGATTTCTCAACCATCATCCGGCGCAACCGCGCCGGCTTTGCCGCGCGATAAGCCGCCGCGGCAAGGTTATTTCTTGCTGCGCAACGCCTGCCAATCCGCCGGCGACATGTGCTCGCCCACGAAATTGAACTGTCCGGCACCCTGCAGCCATTCGCCGCCATCGATCGTCACGACCTCACCATTGATGAAGCCCACGGCATCCGACATCAGGAAGGCAGCCAGATTGGCGAGTTCATCGTGCCGTCCAACCCGCTTCTGCGGATTCTGCGATTCGAAGATCGCAGCCAGTTCTGGCTTAGGCACCAGCCTTTCCCAGGCACCGGCTGTCGGAAACGGCCCCGGGGCGATCGCGTTGAGGCGGATCCCCCGCCCACCCCACTCCACCGCCAGCGATCTTGTCATCGCGAGCACGCCGGCCTTGGCCATGGCGGAGGGGACCACGAAGGCGGAACCGGTCCAGGCGTAAGTCGTGATGATGGAGAGCACGTTGCCGCGCTGGCCGGCGTCCAGCCACCGCTTGCCGCAGTTCAGCGTCATATAGGCCGAACCGTGCAGGACGATGTTAAGGACGGCATCAACCGCCCGGGGACTGAGTGTTTCGCTTTGCGCGATGAAGTTGCCGGCGGCATTGTTGACCAGCCCGGTGAGCGGTGCCTCGGCCCAGATCCAATCGCACAAGCCTTCGACCTGCGCCGCATCGCGAATGTCACATGGCTTGTACTGCACCTTTCCGCCCGTCGCGGCGGCAAGTTCCGTTGCCGTCTGCTCAAGAACCGCCTCACGCCGGCCGCAGATGACGATCTCGGCGCCGAGGGTGAGAAAGTGGTGTCCGATCGACCGGCCGATCCCGGTGCCACCACCGGTTATCAAGATGCGGTGCCCCGCCAGAAGGTCATTCTTGAACATCGTCTCTTCCCCAGAATGTCGGCCGTTCATAAAAGTCCGTGATCAGCGCAGGCGGCCACTGGCTTCGAGCTGATCGAGCAGGCGGTAATATTGGCTAAGCGCGTAAATGCCAAGGCGCCTCAGGCCATGCAGGGCGAAGGTATCCGGGACGGTGATGGGAAACGGCACATCGCCGGCCGACCGGCCGTCGGCCAGATCTGCCAGCAGCTGGCCCATCATGGTGCAGAGTCCGACGCCGCGGCCGTTGCAGCCCATGAACACATGAAGCCCAGGTGCCGGATGATGGATGTGCGGCAAGCGGTCCTTGGTGATGGCGACCTTCCCGCTCCAGACGAATTCAGGCTTCGGCAGGCCGAGTTCTGGAAAGAGGCCCTGGATCGCACGCTGCAGGGGAGCCGCATCAGCAAAGCGCGGATTGTCTTCGACCGGCGAGCGGCCACCCATGACCAAACGGCGCTGATGGTCGCGCCGGAAATAGAGCAGCAAGCGACGTGAATCCGTGACCCCCATGCCGACCGGCAGAATAGGGTCGAACCGCGCGTCCAGCGGGTAAGTCGCCATCTGGAAGCTGGTCACCGGAATCGCAGCGCGGGCCAGGCCGGGCCAGAGACCGTCGGTATAGGCGTTGGTCGCGATGACCACCTGACCGGCCCGAATCTCGGTGCCGTGGGCCGTCACCTGCCAGGCATTTCCGTCGCGCCGCAGGGCGGTTACCGGCGTGCGCGGCAGGATGTCGGCACCCTCCTGCAGGGCGGCGCGCGCTAGTTCCCGCGCGTAACTCAATGGCTGCAATACGCCGCCGCGCGGGTCGCGCCAAGCGGCATGATAGGGCGCTGAATCGACGCCCAGCGCCGCCGCCGTCTGATGTGCGTCGAGGAGCTGCGCGTCGACACCCAGAGCGCGCCACTGCTCGAAGCGCGGCACGATCGTTTCCTTGTAAGGCTTTTCGCCATGCGCCGCCTGCAGCCAGCCACCGCGTATGGCATGGCAGTTCATGCCATATCGATCGATCAGCGAGAAGACGAGCTCCGCCGAGCTGCCCATGTTGACGACCATGCGGCGCGCGCTGTCCTCGCCGAACAAGGGAGCGAGGTCGCCGATGGTCGCCTTCATGCCGGCAATCACCTGGCCACCATTGCGGCCCGAGGCGCCCCAGCCGGGTTCCGCCGCCTCCAGCACCACCGCTTTCCGACCTTTGCGCGCGAGATGCAGGGCGGTGCTGAGGCCGGTATAGCCACCACCGACCACAGCCACATCGGCCGTCAGCTGCGGCTTGGCCTGCGAATAGGCCGGCGCTGGGCAAGCCGTCGCCGCCCAAAGACTGCGCGGCAGGGCACGTGCTGGCATGTTCATCTTGGCTCCCCCGGCGAAACAGGGGCGACAGCCGGCCCCGTGTAACCGCTGCTATTCTTAATAGCCGCCAGATGGGGGCGAAAGGGGGATCGCGACGGTGGTGTTGCTTTTACCCGCGTTTGTGCAGCCAGCCCGGCAGGAAGCTATAGGGGTCCGAAGCACCGTCGCCACCGCATGTGATGCCGGCATCCGCCAGTTCTCGCTGCACCGTTCCTGCCTTCCAGGCGTCGAACAGGTCGGTGCAACCACCGATATGCCGGCCGGCGATGAAGATCTGCGGGATCGTTCGTTGATGGGTTGTGGCTGACAGCGCTACGCGAATTTTGCCGCCCCAATCGTCCTTCTGATACGCGACCGAATCGAGATCGACGGAACGAAAGGGAATCTGATGATGGGCGAACATCTTCCTCACGGACCAGCAGAACTCGCACCATTCAAGGGCAAACATGACGACGGCATTCTCCGGGTCGCTGGTCACCTCGGCCACGAAGGCCGCAGCTTCCGGCGAAACTGGCAGAACCTCTGGCGATGCCGTGGGCACTTTCGGCGATGAATGGGTGCCATCAAATCGCGCCAAGGGCGTTGAGCGTGAGATCGACAATTCTTCCGCCGTCATCTCGACCGGCACATCGGCAAAGAGCGGCGTGCTGAGATAGCGCTCGCCGGTATCGGGCAGCATGCACAGAATGCGGCTGCCCTTTGGCGCGCGCTCGGCCAGCGCTCTGGCTGCGGCCAGTGTCGCGCCGGCAGTGATACCGGCGAGGATACCCTCCTTGCCGGCCAAGTCCCGCGCCGCCGCCAGGGCATCATTGCCGGCAACCCCCACGATCTCGTCAATCAAGCCCAGATCGACTGAGTCCTCAACCAGGCGGCTGATGAAATCCGGCGTCCAGCCTTGCATGAGATGCGGCCGGAAGGCGGGATGCGCCCCGGCTTCGGCGCCGTCGCTGTGCCGCTTCGAGCGGATGCCGCTGCCGAGCAACGGCGAATTGTCCGGCTCGGCGACCACGATTTTCGTCTCCGGCCGCGCCTGGCGCAGGATGCGCGCCACACCTTTCAGCGTGCCGCCGGTGCCATACCCTGTGATCCAGAAATCGAGACGCTCGCCATCGAAATCCGCCAGGATCTCCTGGGCGGTGGTCCGCGCATGCATTTCGGCATTGGCTTCGTTGTCGAATTGTCGGGTGAGGAACCAGCCATGGGTCTTTGCCAGTTCCTGGGCCTTGGCGAGCATGCCACTGCCGCGTTCGGCAGCCGGCGTCAGCACAACCTTGGCCCCCAGGAAGCGCATCAGCTTGCGCCGCTCAATGCTGAAGTTCTCCGCCATCACGGCGACAAAGGGATAGCCGCGCTGGGCGCAGACCATCGCCAGGCTGATGCCGGTATTGCCGCTGGTCGCCTCGACCACCGTCTGGCCAGGCTTCAGCAGGCCGCGCCGCTCGGCATCTTCTACTGCCGCCAAGGCGAACCGGTCCTTGACCGAGCCCATGGGGTTGAAGGCTTCGATCTTGGCAAAAATGTCGACGCCTGCCGGCGCCAGGCGGGAGAGCTTCACGACCGGTGTCCGGCCGATGGTCTTGGTGATATCGGTGTATTTCCGATCCATTTTTCCGCTCTCCCGCTGCACCGTGTTTTATTCGGCGACGACGTCGCCGGAACCACCGAATTCCTTGGGGAAATCCTTCAGCTTCGGCAGGCCGTCCTTGATGCGCAGCACGGTCTCGCCGTAATTCACATGGACGCCGGGCTTGAAATCGAGGTCCGGCAGCATGGCCGCGAACACATCGACGAGACCGAGGCCCGGGTGGTCGGTCAGCACATGGCCGCCGCATTTGGTGCAGAATTTCCGCGTGCTGCCGGGCGTCTTGTTATAGCTGGCGAGGTTCTTGTCACCCTTGGTGACCTTGACGGAAGCCGGCTGCCACAACGTGAAGGCATTGACCGGCGAAGCCGACCATTCGCGGCACGAGGTGCAATGGCAAAAGCCCATCGCGGCGGGCTGGCCCGTCACCTCGATCTCCACCGAACCGCAGAAGCATTTACCCGAATGTGTGTCATGGGACATGATGTCGTCTCTCTCTCTCTCTCTCTTGCTGGTTGATTGCAGGGGGCATCCTGGTCCTCGCCGCATGGCCCGCGGATCAAGCTTGGCCTCCGGCGATGGAACAGGCCGACCCTTTGTGACCCGGCACGGAAACTATGTGCGCGGCGCCCAGGGCAAATCGGGAGTCCTCCCTATTTTTCGGCACATGGCGGCAGGGATGGCGCGCATAGGGACACAGGGCGGCCGCCGATCGAGCGACGGAGAGCGCGGCGTAACATACTGATTTATGGTCAATTTGGCGGATACGTCCGCGGGCATTCAAAGGCCCATCAGCCGATCCCTGATCCGCGGCGACGCGGTCGGCAGAATCGCGGCGTCAAAGGCGCTGGGGCCGCTTCTGGTTTAGGCGCAACGCTCCAGCAGCCGTCTTACCGTCGCCAGCGCGCCCTCTTGCAGCAATGAGATGTACTGGCGTTCGATTTCGGCGCGAAAGCCAGCGTGGTTCGGCAGGTCGGTTCCGAACACGTCGTGCATGGCCAGAACGCGGTCGAGGGCATCTGACGCCGCACTTGCAGACAGCGCCGTTTTGAGGCGCGCCGCCAGGGGATCGCGCACATCGATGACGTTGCCGTTTTCGTCCAGGCCGGTCGCATAGCGCAGCCAGGCAGCGACGCCCAGAATGGCGCGTTGGGCGGATAGCCCGGCCGCCAGCCGCGCGCGGATCGTGCTCAGCAGGCGTTGCGGCAGCTTCTGGCTCCCATCCATGGCGATTTGCCAGGTGCGATGCTTCAATGCGCTGTTGCCAAAGCGCTGCAGCAGCAAATCGCGATAGGCCGCCAGATCACCGAGGCACGGCGGCAGCGTCGGCATCACCTCCTCGGTCATGAAGCCGTGGATCAGTTGACGCAACTGCGGATTGGCAACTGCCTCGGCAACATGGGCATGGCCACTGAGATAGCCGAGATAGGCCAGGATCGAATGGCTGCCGTTGAGCATCCGCAGCTTCATCAGTTCGAACGGCCGCACATCCGCAACCATCTGCGCGCCGGCGCTTTCCCACGCCGGTCGCCCGGCCGGAAATCGATCCTCGATCACCCACTGGCTGAAGGGCTCGGTCACGACCGGCCAGGCGTCGTCAAAGCCCGTCTGCCGCGATACCTCCAGACGATCCAAATCGGTGGTGGCCGGGACGATCCGGTCCACCATGGTCGACGGAAAGGCGATCGCAACGGCGATATAGCGGGCAAGATCACTGTCGCGCAGGGCGGCAAAGCCGGTCACGACCCGCGCCGTGGTTTCGCCATTGGCCGGCAGGTTGTCGCAACAAAGGATCGCAATCGGCGCAGCCCCACGCGCGCGGCGCAGTTCCAGCGCCCGCACCAGCAGGCCGGGAACGCTGATCGGCGCCGCGGGGTTGGCGAGGTCGTGCCGAATGTCCGGGTGATCCGGATCGAGCCAACCGGTCGCCGGATCGTGGCAATAGCCCTTCTCCGTCACGGTCAGGGTGATGATCCGGATCCGCGGATCGACCATCGCCGCCAGCAGCGCGTCCCGCTGCGTCGTCGCGTCCAAGACATCAAGCAGCGCACCAACGATGCGCATCTGCGATGCATCGCCATCACGGATCGCCACGGTGTAGAGAAAGTCTTGTGGTTGCAGCGCCGCACGCGTGTCCGGTCGCCGCAGCGATGCGCCGACGATGCCCCAGGACGGATCCATTTTCAGTGTGTCGTCGGTATAGACGGCAAGATGGGCGCGTTGGAATGCGCCCACACCCAGATGAACGATGCCGGGCGTCACCGCCCTTCGGTCATAGGGCAGCCCAATGCCGGCGCCGGAGGCCGACAGCCGCCGCACGTTTCCTTCAGCCGTCAATTTCAACCAGCGCCTTGATGAGACCCGATTTCTGCATGGCCCAGAGGGGGATCGACTGGGCCGCGCCGGCCAGGCTGGTGCGATGCGTCACCAATTGGTCGACCTTGATAACGCCCGTGCCGATCGCTTGCATCACCCGGCGGAAGTCGTCATTGGTGGCATTGCGGCTGGCGAACAGAGTCATCTCCTTGCGATGAAAGTCGGGATCGGCGAACGATATCGTCTCGTTGACCAGGCTGATGAGGACATACCGGCCGCCATGGGCGACGAAATCGAAGCCGGCCTCCATCGAGGCGCGGTTGCCGGTTGCGTCCATCACCACATCGAAGCCATAGCCCCCCGTATGCCCCGCCATTTCAAGCTTCGGGTCGGCGATGGCGGTGGCACCAGACATTGCCGCCGCCGCCGCCGCGCGCGCCGTGTCGCGGTCGTGAACGAATGCATTGGCACCAGCCAGTCCGGCAAAGAGAACCGCGCCGAGCCCGATGGGGCCAGCGCCAATCACCAGGACATTGTCGCCGGCGGCGATCGCCCCCCGCCGCACCGCATGGGCCCCGATGGCCAGGAACTCGGTCGATGCGCAGGCATCCAAAGACAGCCCGCCGGCCGGGATCAGGTTCCGCTCCGGGATCGACACCAATCCCGTCATGCCGCCATCGCGGTGAACGCCGAGGACGGAGATATTGACGCAGCAGTTCGGGCGTGCCGCCCGGCAGGCGATACAGACGCCGCAGGAGACATAGGGGTTGACGACGCAGATGTCGCCAACGCGCAAGGCACTTCCCGACGGCGGCTCCACGACCTCGACCGCCATCTCATGCCCCATGATGCGCGGATACTGCAGATAGGGATGCTTGCCCTGATAGATGTGATAATCCGTGCCGCAAACACCGATCCGCCTGGGACGGACCAATGCTTCGCCCGGCATGACTGTCGGCACCGGCCGCCGGACAAGCGCCAACCGGCCCGGCTCGGCACAGACCAGCGCTTCAACGCTCGGCATCTCTGGCATCTAAATACTCATTCTTGATCACGTCGCTTCACCTTGAGAGAACGAGGGTCGGCTGGCTGCCGACCCTCGCCCAGCCTATCAGAAATTGGACATATTATCCTTGGTCACCAAAGCGGCGCCTGAGTCGATCAGGGATTCGACCTTCTCGCCGCGGATGGACCGGACCAGGGCATCGACGCCGAGTTCCGCCATCTTTGCCGGAAACTGAGCGACGGTTGCATCCTCGATCCCGGCCTGCAGCGCTTCCGCCTCGCCGCAGCAGAAATCGAAGCCAGCAAGAACGATCTTGTCATTGGCAATGCCGGCCTTCTTGATCGCCTGTGCGGCCCCCGCGGCGGGCGGGCCACAAGCCGCGAAGATCGACTTGATATCCGGATTCTTGGTGAGCAGATCTTCAGCGACGCTGAGCCCGAGTTCCTCGGTGCAGTTGGTTGCCCCCCGGCCGACGATCTTGACGTCGACACCCTTCAAGCCATCGAGCATGCCGTTGACGCGATCATCGAGCGACGGAACGCCGGGGACACCTTCGAGGATGCCCAGCGTGTCGCCGTCCTTCAGCACGGTCTTCAGGTATTCGCCCGCGATCTTGCCGGCATTGTAGTTGTTGGTGGTAGCCAGCGCGGTGCGGTTGTTCCAGTCGGGTATGTTGTTGTCCATCAGCACGATTTTCACGCCGGCGGCGACGGCCTTGTCGAGCGCCGGGGCGACTGTCGGATCAACCGGCGTCAGGGCAATACCCTGGACACCCTTGGTCACCATGGATTCGATGAGCGCGATCTGCCCTTCGATGTCCGTGGCAGCAGTTCCCTGGCCATAGATGATCTCGACCCCCGGATGGGCCTTGGCATAGGCCTTGGCGGCATCTTCCATCGTGGCAAAGAATGGCACCGGGAACTTGGTGATGAAGCCGAGCTTGACCGGGTCATCGGCCAGGGCCGGACCGGCGCTTGCGATCGCAAGTGCCAGCGCCCCCAACAGCAATCTTAGTCTCATGATCTTCCTCCTCCCATACGGACGGGTTCGGGGTGAATCCGCCCATCGCTTCGTCACCTCTTGCGGATGACGAATTTCCATCGCCCCAGCGCCTAGCCCTCGGCCCCGACAATCAGGGCAACCAGTTGCTGCTGGTTCTCACGGGCCGGCTTCAGCTCGCCCACCTTGTGACCTTGGCGCAGCACGACAGCCCGGTCGGCCAGTTCGATGACATGTTCCATGTTGTGCGTGATCAGGATGACGGCATTGCCCTCGGCGCGGAGCTGCGCCACGAGATCGAGCACTTTGCGCGATTCACGCAAACCCAGCGCTGCCGTCGGCTCATCGAGGATCACCAGCTTGCGGGCGAACACCGAGGCCCGGGCGACGGCAACGGCCTGTCGCTGGCCACCGGACATGAGTGCGACCGGCGCATCGAGTTTCGGCAGCTTGACCTTGAGGCGGTCGAGCACGGCGGCCGCCTCGCGGTCCATCTGACGACTACTGAGGAATCGCAAGCCCGCGGGCAGCCAGGACGGAAAGGCGATTTCCCGGCCGCAATAGAAATTCTGCGCCGGCGTCAGGTTGTCGAACAGTGCCAGGTCCTGATAGACGGTCTCGATGCCGGCGCGCCTCGCCGCTGCCGGCGAGGAAAG
The genomic region above belongs to Dongia rigui and contains:
- a CDS encoding efflux RND transporter periplasmic adaptor subunit — protein: MLKPAFITACLLVATQPLLAVAARADDAPAAPQALTVGTIAAAKQAVAKSQSFVGRVEAVERVEVVARVSGYLDQIHFTEGGMVKAGDPLYTLEKSLYEAAVQQAQASVESAKAGVLLAKQQKGRTQELLSKDVASKMTMDQRVAEQQQAQADQAMSEAAVRTAQINLSYTEITSPIAGKIGRTAVTRGNVVGPNSGVLTTIVSQDPMYVTFPVSQRDFLRAGMGSTGTGTNGLLVKISFSDGTVYADTGKINFVDVTTDKTTDTITVRATFPNPAGTLVDGQFVNVVLESAKPEEVVVVPQSALLADQQGTYVFVVEDNKAVVKRIKPGGEHGPNIVVSEGLTGGEWVIVEGLQFVRPDMPVQAAPISAANPS
- a CDS encoding Lnb N-terminal periplasmic domain-containing protein; translated protein: MKLLGLIFLWIAIVAGACWSFAALAVDMPNPPLRIGASCLLALTLGGIVWRARSGWVKAATAVLPLLLVLAWWIGLSPSNDRVWQADVAQLATADIAGDIITIHNLRNAEYRTETDYTPHWETRRYDLRQLQGIDLFITYWGSPWIAHPILSFDFGAGGHLAISVETRKEVGEDYSALLGFFRQYELIYVLADERDLIRLRTNYRVGETVYLYHTTATPEAARAVLTSYLQTVNAMARQPVWYNALTSNCTTGIRIHTAGIGAAGTADWNWRLLLNGKADEYAYVHGRIAGDLPFDALKAQAAINAVARTADGAADFSTIIRRNRAGFAAR
- a CDS encoding SDR family oxidoreductase, whose translation is MFKNDLLAGHRILITGGGTGIGRSIGHHFLTLGAEIVICGRREAVLEQTATELAAATGGKVQYKPCDIRDAAQVEGLCDWIWAEAPLTGLVNNAAGNFIAQSETLSPRAVDAVLNIVLHGSAYMTLNCGKRWLDAGQRGNVLSIITTYAWTGSAFVVPSAMAKAGVLAMTRSLAVEWGGRGIRLNAIAPGPFPTAGAWERLVPKPELAAIFESQNPQKRVGRHDELANLAAFLMSDAVGFINGEVVTIDGGEWLQGAGQFNFVGEHMSPADWQALRSKK
- a CDS encoding NAD(P)/FAD-dependent oxidoreductase; amino-acid sequence: MNMPARALPRSLWAATACPAPAYSQAKPQLTADVAVVGGGYTGLSTALHLARKGRKAVVLEAAEPGWGASGRNGGQVIAGMKATIGDLAPLFGEDSARRMVVNMGSSAELVFSLIDRYGMNCHAIRGGWLQAAHGEKPYKETIVPRFEQWRALGVDAQLLDAHQTAAALGVDSAPYHAAWRDPRGGVLQPLSYARELARAALQEGADILPRTPVTALRRDGNAWQVTAHGTEIRAGQVVIATNAYTDGLWPGLARAAIPVTSFQMATYPLDARFDPILPVGMGVTDSRRLLLYFRRDHQRRLVMGGRSPVEDNPRFADAAPLQRAIQGLFPELGLPKPEFVWSGKVAITKDRLPHIHHPAPGLHVFMGCNGRGVGLCTMMGQLLADLADGRSAGDVPFPITVPDTFALHGLRRLGIYALSQYYRLLDQLEASGRLR
- the cysK gene encoding cysteine synthase A gives rise to the protein MDRKYTDITKTIGRTPVVKLSRLAPAGVDIFAKIEAFNPMGSVKDRFALAAVEDAERRGLLKPGQTVVEATSGNTGISLAMVCAQRGYPFVAVMAENFSIERRKLMRFLGAKVVLTPAAERGSGMLAKAQELAKTHGWFLTRQFDNEANAEMHARTTAQEILADFDGERLDFWITGYGTGGTLKGVARILRQARPETKIVVAEPDNSPLLGSGIRSKRHSDGAEAGAHPAFRPHLMQGWTPDFISRLVEDSVDLGLIDEIVGVAGNDALAAARDLAGKEGILAGITAGATLAAARALAERAPKGSRILCMLPDTGERYLSTPLFADVPVEMTAEELSISRSTPLARFDGTHSSPKVPTASPEVLPVSPEAAAFVAEVTSDPENAVVMFALEWCEFCWSVRKMFAHHQIPFRSVDLDSVAYQKDDWGGKIRVALSATTHQRTIPQIFIAGRHIGGCTDLFDAWKAGTVQRELADAGITCGGDGASDPYSFLPGWLHKRG
- a CDS encoding GFA family protein codes for the protein MSHDTHSGKCFCGSVEIEVTGQPAAMGFCHCTSCREWSASPVNAFTLWQPASVKVTKGDKNLASYNKTPGSTRKFCTKCGGHVLTDHPGLGLVDVFAAMLPDLDFKPGVHVNYGETVLRIKDGLPKLKDFPKEFGGSGDVVAE
- a CDS encoding mannitol dehydrogenase family protein; its protein translation is MTAEGNVRRLSASGAGIGLPYDRRAVTPGIVHLGVGAFQRAHLAVYTDDTLKMDPSWGIVGASLRRPDTRAALQPQDFLYTVAIRDGDASQMRIVGALLDVLDATTQRDALLAAMVDPRIRIITLTVTEKGYCHDPATGWLDPDHPDIRHDLANPAAPISVPGLLVRALELRRARGAAPIAILCCDNLPANGETTARVVTGFAALRDSDLARYIAVAIAFPSTMVDRIVPATTDLDRLEVSRQTGFDDAWPVVTEPFSQWVIEDRFPAGRPAWESAGAQMVADVRPFELMKLRMLNGSHSILAYLGYLSGHAHVAEAVANPQLRQLIHGFMTEEVMPTLPPCLGDLAAYRDLLLQRFGNSALKHRTWQIAMDGSQKLPQRLLSTIRARLAAGLSAQRAILGVAAWLRYATGLDENGNVIDVRDPLAARLKTALSASAASDALDRVLAMHDVFGTDLPNHAGFRAEIERQYISLLQEGALATVRRLLERCA
- a CDS encoding zinc-binding alcohol dehydrogenase family protein, which codes for MPEMPSVEALVCAEPGRLALVRRPVPTVMPGEALVRPRRIGVCGTDYHIYQGKHPYLQYPRIMGHEMAVEVVEPPSGSALRVGDICVVNPYVSCGVCIACRAARPNCCVNISVLGVHRDGGMTGLVSIPERNLIPAGGLSLDACASTEFLAIGAHAVRRGAIAAGDNVLVIGAGPIGLGAVLFAGLAGANAFVHDRDTARAAAAAAMSGATAIADPKLEMAGHTGGYGFDVVMDATGNRASMEAGFDFVAHGGRYVLISLVNETISFADPDFHRKEMTLFASRNATNDDFRRVMQAIGTGVIKVDQLVTHRTSLAGAAQSIPLWAMQKSGLIKALVEIDG
- a CDS encoding sugar ABC transporter substrate-binding protein — its product is MRLRLLLGALALAIASAGPALADDPVKLGFITKFPVPFFATMEDAAKAYAKAHPGVEIIYGQGTAATDIEGQIALIESMVTKGVQGIALTPVDPTVAPALDKAVAAGVKIVLMDNNIPDWNNRTALATTNNYNAGKIAGEYLKTVLKDGDTLGILEGVPGVPSLDDRVNGMLDGLKGVDVKIVGRGATNCTEELGLSVAEDLLTKNPDIKSIFAACGPPAAGAAQAIKKAGIANDKIVLAGFDFCCGEAEALQAGIEDATVAQFPAKMAELGVDALVRSIRGEKVESLIDSGAALVTKDNMSNF
- a CDS encoding ATP-binding cassette domain-containing protein, which gives rise to MSATAQSPVLAIKGAEKRFGAVHALKGVSLEAYRGEVLALLGDNGAGKSTLVKCISGVHALDAGEILLDGEQVALSSPAAARRAGIETVYQDLALFDNLTPAQNFYCGREIAFPSWLPAGLRFLSSRQMDREAAAVLDRLKVKLPKLDAPVALMSGGQRQAVAVARASVFARKLVILDEPTAALGLRESRKVLDLVAQLRAEGNAVILITHNMEHVIELADRAVVLRQGHKVGELKPARENQQQLVALIVGAEG